GATAGGGCCTTCCATGCGCCTCGGCATGGCGGTTCATCGTCGCGTTGAGCAGGCGGCCCGAATAGGGCTGCTGGTCGCCCACGCACAGGCCCGGCTCGGCCTCCAGCAGGGGAATCGCGATCCGCGCGGCGCGCGCGTCCTCGTTGTAGAGCACGCCGACATGCCAGGGCCGCGCGCCCGCAGGGTCGCTGGCCAGACGAGGCGTAAAGCTGTGGAGCGAAACGATCAGCGCGGGCTCGTGCGCGGCCAGAATGGCTTCGAGCGCAGCGTGATAGGGATCGAAGAAGCGCGCCAGTCGGCCCACGCGGCCAGCCGCATCGAGGCGGTTGCCGGGGATCGCATGGCCATCGCTGGCTTCGGGAATGACCGCGGGGGCATCGGCATCGCGGTTGAAATCGCAGACGAGGCGGCTCACCCCACCCTGAAACGCAGCGATCCCCGGCGCCTGCGCCAACAGCGCGCCCACTTGCGCCACGCCGATGTCGATGGCGACATGCTGGCTGAAGACCTCTGGCGCGACACCAAGCGCAATGTCCGCCGGGACATGGGCGCTGGCATGGTCGGACACGATCAGCACCCCGCCCGTCACCGGCGTGCCCAGCAAGGTGAAGGCCTCGCTCCTCACCGCAGCTTGCCCGCCAGCGTCCACCATGAGGCAGGCATCGCGGCCAGCGCGGCATCGCGCGCGGCAAGGGTGTCGTAAAGGGCAAAGCACGTCGCGCCCGAGCCCGACATGCGCACCAGCCATGCCCCGGTTGCGCGCAAGGCGGCAAGAACATCGCCGATCTGCGGCACCAGCGCGAGCGCGGGGGCTTCAAGGTCGTTGCGCCCTTCGAGCGCGATCGTGCGCGTGGTGCCCTCGGGCATCGGCCCACGGTCGATCCCGTCCCAGCCCTTGAAGACCGGCCCGGTGGGCAGCGGAATGCGCGGATTGACGAGGAGGACCGGGGTTCCGGCCAGATCGTCGTCCGCCGGTTCCAGCTCGGTCCCGGTGCCCCGCCCAATGCAGGCGCGGCTTTCGACACAGGCGGGCACATCGGCGCCCAGCGCGGCGGCGCGCGCGTGCCAGTCTGCGGGCAGGCCCTGAAGCCGCTCGACCAGACGGAACACCGCGCCCGCATCCGCCGAACCGCCGCCCAGCCCCGCCGCCACCGGCAGCCGCTTTTCCAGCGTGATCGCCCAGGACTGGGGCCGGGGCAGGCAATTCAAGGCCTTGGCCACGATATTGCCAAAAGGATCGAGCAGTTCGCCGCCATATTCGCCCACCACCCGCAGGCTGTCCTGATCGGCAGGGGCAACGCTCAGGGTGTCGCCCGCATCAACGAAGGCAAAGGCCGTCTCGAGCATGTGATAGCCGTCCTCGCGGCGCGAGCGGACATGCAGCGCGAGGTTGATCTTGGCGTAAGCGGTTTCAAGCATGGGCGA
The genomic region above belongs to Novosphingobium sp. IK01 and contains:
- a CDS encoding N-formylglutamate amidohydrolase; protein product: MRSEAFTLLGTPVTGGVLIVSDHASAHVPADIALGVAPEVFSQHVAIDIGVAQVGALLAQAPGIAAFQGGVSRLVCDFNRDADAPAVIPEASDGHAIPGNRLDAAGRVGRLARFFDPYHAALEAILAAHEPALIVSLHSFTPRLASDPAGARPWHVGVLYNEDARAARIAIPLLEAEPGLCVGDQQPYSGRLLNATMNRHAEAHGRPYLGLEIRQDLIGEEAGQARWAARLARIIPQVMAGLAANR
- a CDS encoding 4-(cytidine 5'-diphospho)-2-C-methyl-D-erythritol kinase, with the protein product MLETAYAKINLALHVRSRREDGYHMLETAFAFVDAGDTLSVAPADQDSLRVVGEYGGELLDPFGNIVAKALNCLPRPQSWAITLEKRLPVAAGLGGGSADAGAVFRLVERLQGLPADWHARAAALGADVPACVESRACIGRGTGTELEPADDDLAGTPVLLVNPRIPLPTGPVFKGWDGIDRGPMPEGTTRTIALEGRNDLEAPALALVPQIGDVLAALRATGAWLVRMSGSGATCFALYDTLAARDAALAAMPASWWTLAGKLR